The genomic segment TATCTCCCTACGCTGATAGTGATGTCCAAGTATCACCAGCTCATCGCCTTTCTGGCGTTTGATCTGGCGTATTCTCTCCACAAGTTCAGCGTCCTCACCGCTCATGGATGTATCCATGACTATCACCTCCGTTTTCTCATGGCATCGGCGTAAAGCGGCGACATCATCCTAAGCCTCTCGACCACCTCGGCCACCTTTTCGATCGTGTAATCCATCTCCTCCTCGGTGTTGCCTGAGCCGAGGGAGAACCTGACCGAGCCGTGAGCGAGTTCCGGCGGAACCCCCAAGGCCATCAAAACGTGGGACGGCTCGAGCGATCCGGAGGTACAGGCCGATCCGGTCGAGACGCATATCCCATGCATGTCCAGTCCCAGAACGATGCTCTCGCCCTCGACGAACTCAAAGGAGAGGTTCACCGTGTTTGGGATTCGGTTTTGAGGATGCCCGTTCTGACGGACGAATTTCACCCTTTTCATTATCCCCTCTTTGAGCCTTTCGGAGAGCTTCCAGAGGTGTTCCCTCTCCCGATCCATATTTTTGAGGGCGAGCTGGGCGGCCTTACCGAGTCCCACTATCCCGAGCACATTCTCGGTTCCGGCCCGCCTGTTCCGTTCGTGATGTCCGCCGTGGATGAGCTTCTCAAGCCTCATCCCCCTGCGGACGTAGAGAGCGCCCACGCCCTTCGGACCGTAGATCTTATGGCCCGAGAGCGATAGCAGGTCAACCTGAAGCTCATCCACACTGAGGGGGATCTTCCCGACGGTCTGAACGGCGTCCGTATGCAGCGGGATTCCCCTCTCCTTGGCGATCCTTCCGATCTCCTCAAGCGGCTGAATCGTGCCGATCTCGTTGTTCGCGTGCATGATCGTTATCAGTACGGTCCTATCGGTTATCGAGTCGACGAGCTGGTTCAGATCCACCACTCCGTATTCGTCCACCCTCAGATATGTCACCTCAAATCCCTTCCTCTCCAGATACTTACATGTGTTGAGCACGGCGTGGTGTTCGATGGCCGAGGTGATTATGTGGTTTCCCTTATCCTTGTTGAGAAAAGCCACACCTTTGATGGCGAAGTTATCGGATTCCGTCCCGCCGCTCGTGAAGACTATCTCCCTCGGATCGGCGCCGATCAGCTCCGCCACCTGTTCGCGTGCCTCATCTATCGCCTCTCGAGCCTCACGCCCGTATGAGTGGACGCTGGAGGCGTTGCCGAACTTATCCCTGTAATAGGGAAGCATCGCCTCCAGAACCTCAGGATGAACAGGCGTTGTGGCGTTGTGGTCGAGATATATCCTCTCCATGCTATCGCCTCCTAGACTCCTCTGTTTCCGGTATATCTCTCCTTATGCCTGACCTCCCCCCTCGCCGTGACCCTTATCCCGGGCTCCTCCGCGATCGGACATTTGTTCTCGCATATGCCGCATCCGATGCAGAGATCGGTCACCACATATGGGAGAAGCACCTTGATCCTCCTATTGGTCTTCTGTTCGAAGACCTCCGTCTCCCAGAACTTGATCGCCTTTTCGGGCACCGGGCAGTGTTCCTCGCAGACCAGGCAGTTTATATGTTCGTTCCATGCATAGCACTTGTTCTTGTTGATATACGCCGTGCCCATCTTGAACTTCTGCTTCTCCTCCATCGACAACTTCCTTATGGCGCCAGTCGGGCAGACCTGGCCGCAGGTGTTGCACTCGTATTCGCAGTATCCGACTTTCGGCACGATTATGGGCGTTCCGATCGCCTCCACCCCTCCCTGAAACAGGGCGGGCTGA from the Candidatus Poribacteria bacterium genome contains:
- the nifS gene encoding cysteine desulfurase NifS; the encoded protein is MERIYLDHNATTPVHPEVLEAMLPYYRDKFGNASSVHSYGREAREAIDEAREQVAELIGADPREIVFTSGGTESDNFAIKGVAFLNKDKGNHIITSAIEHHAVLNTCKYLERKGFEVTYLRVDEYGVVDLNQLVDSITDRTVLITIMHANNEIGTIQPLEEIGRIAKERGIPLHTDAVQTVGKIPLSVDELQVDLLSLSGHKIYGPKGVGALYVRRGMRLEKLIHGGHHERNRRAGTENVLGIVGLGKAAQLALKNMDREREHLWKLSERLKEGIMKRVKFVRQNGHPQNRIPNTVNLSFEFVEGESIVLGLDMHGICVSTGSACTSGSLEPSHVLMALGVPPELAHGSVRFSLGSGNTEEEMDYTIEKVAEVVERLRMMSPLYADAMRKRR